In the genome of Drosophila subpulchrella strain 33 F10 #4 breed RU33 chromosome 2L, RU_Dsub_v1.1 Primary Assembly, whole genome shotgun sequence, one region contains:
- the LOC119546507 gene encoding ATP-binding cassette sub-family G member 4 isoform X2 produces the protein MIMELTLTRCVSAESGGIRNSSFEIPASQSQSQSQSQEDVNRRRSAAYAAAYAEMLQDAGRREQQRSMSLVQTKLTKNGCCISALQKEPKSQNNLCNGGLGGNNHALAPKVANNSGGSPNGQKKGTIALSHLPQRPPVDIEFCDISYSVADSHRRGCKTILKSVSGKYRNGEITAIMGPSGAGKSTLMNILAGYKTSQLSGSVLINSKERNLRRFRKLSCYIMQDDVLIGNLTVREAMMVAANLKLGKNMISYAKVVVVEEILETIGLKESVNTLTCNLSGGQRKRLSIALELVNNPPVMFFDEPTSGLDSSTCFQLISLLRSLARGGRTIVCTIHQPSARLFEKFDHLYLLAQGQCVYEGRVRGLVPYLSSLGYECPSYHNPADYVLEVASGEYGDAVPKLVEAVKSGACKKYSHKDYVLTLAQKMGNNDIIKGSGSGAENTAATLTLEDEKPPLEDRGQLEPSILVGDPAEELKPPKTLETQQSQNSDCSVVNMPTTAVDDSCSFSSSKGTHNAVGSGSGGPSAVVGCMTSLLDSHESVVTLPSKTGFPTSGWTQFWILLKRSFRTILRDKMLTHMRLFSHVIVGAIIGMIYYDVGNEASKIMSNAGCIFFVSLFTTFTAMMPTILTFPTEMSVFVREHLNYWYSLKAFYFAKTLADMPFQIVFSSVYVLVVYYLTSQPMELERVSMFVLICVLNSLVAQSLGLLIGAGMNIETGVFLGPVTTIPTILFSGFFVNFDTIPGYLQWVTYVSYVRYGFEGAMVAIYGMDRPKMHCNQMYCHYRMPKKFLEEMSMDNALFWVDAVALIGIFFALRIIAYFVLRWKLHMIR, from the exons ATGATTATGGAACTGACGCTCACCCGCTGCGTCAGCGCGGAAAGTGGGGGCATCCGGAACTCTAGTTTCGAGATACCTGCATCTCAATCTCAATCACAATCGCAATCCCAGGAGGATGTCAATCGCCGGAGATCCGCCGCCTATGCCGCGGCCTACGCTGAAATGCTGCAGGATGCAGGACGCAGGGAACAGCAGCGCTCCATGTCCTTGGTACAGACCAAGCTGACCAAGAACGGCTGCTGTATAAGTGCCCTGCAGAAAGAGCCCAA GTCCCAGAACAACCTTTGCAATGGCGGCTTGGGCGGCAACAACCATGCCTTGGCCCCCAAGGTGGCCAACAACAGCGGCGGTAGTCCCAATGGCCAGAAGAAGGGCACCATCGCCTTGTCCCATCTGCCCCAGAGGCCGCCGGTGGACATTGAGTTCTGTGATATATCCTACTCGGTCGCCGACAGCCATCGGCGTGGGTGCAAGACCATACTCAAGAGCGTCTCGGGAAAGTACCGGAATGGTGAGATCACTGCCATCATGGGACCCTCTGGAGCCGGAAAGAGCACGCTGATGAACATCCTGGCGGGCTACAA GACTTCTCAACTAAGTGGATCCGTGCTGATCAACAGCAAGGAGCGGAATCTCCGCCGCTTCCGCAAGCTCTCCTGCTACATCATGCAGGACGATGTGCTGATCGGCAACCTAACCGTTCGCGAGGCCATGATGGTGGCCGCCAACCTCAAGCTGGGCAAGAACATGATCAGCTACGCCAAGGTGGTGGTCGTGGAGGAGATCCTCGAGACGATAGGCCTCAAGGAGTCGGTGAACACGCTGACCTGCAATCTGTCCGGCGGCCAAAGGAAGCGGCTGTCCATTGCCCTGGAACTGGTCAACAATCCACCCGTGATGTTCTTCGACGAGCCCACCTCGGGACTGGACAGCTCCACCTGCTTCCAGCTCATATCGCTGCTGAGATCGTTGGCCAGAGGAGGACGCACCATCGTGTGTACGATCCATCAGCCGTCGGCGCGACTCTTCGAGAAGTTCGATCACCTGTATTTGCTGGCCCAGGGACAGTGTGTTTACGAGGGCAGAGTGAGGGGTCTGGTGCCGTACCTCTCTTCGCTGGGCTACGAGTGCCCCTCGTACCACAATCCCGCTGACTATGTGCTCGAGGTGGCCTCGGGGGAGTACGGCGATGCTGTGCCCAAACTGGTGGAGGCGGTGAAGAGTGGGGCCTGCAAGAAGTACTCGCACAAGGATTACGTACTCACGCTGGCCCAGAAGATGGGCAACAACGACATTATCAAGGGCAGCGGCAGTGGGGCGGAGAACACGGCCGCCACCCTGACCCTGGAGGATGAGAAGCCACCATTGGAGGACAGAGGGCAGCTGGAACCCTCGATCCTGGTTGGGGATCCCGCGGAGGAGCTGAAACCACCGAAGACGCTCGAGACGCAGCAGTCCCAAAACTCCGACTGCAGCGTGGTCAATATGCCAACCACTGCCGTGGACGACAGCTGCAGCTTCAGCTCCTCGAAGGGCACCCACAATGCGGTGGGTTCGGGCTCCGGGGGACCCAGTGCCGTGGTGGGCTGCATGACCTCGCTGCTGGACTCCCACGAGAGTGTGGTGACCCTGCCCAGCAAGACGGGATTCCCCACCTCCGGCTGGACACAGTTCTGGATCCTGCTCAAGCGCTCATTCCGCACCATCCTGCGCGACAAGATGCTCACCCACATGCGACTATTCTCCCATGTCATCGTGGGGGCCATCATCGGAATGATCTACTACGATGTGGGCAACGAGGCCAGCAAGATCATGAGCAACGCAGGGTGCATCTTCTTCGTATCCCTGTTCACCACCTTCACGGCCATGATGCCGACCATCCTGACCT TTCCCACCGAAATGTCGGTGTTCGTGAGGGAGCATCTCAACTACTGGTACTCCCTGAAGGCTTTCTACTTTGCCAAGACCTTAGCGGACATGCCGTTCCAG ATCGTCTTCTCAAGCGTCTACGTTCTGGTGGTGTACTACCTAACTTCACAGCCAATGGAATTGGAGCGGGTTTCGATGTTTGTGCTAATCTGCGTGCTCAACTCTCTGGTGGCCCAATCGCTGGGGCTGCTGATCGGGGCGGGGATGAACATCGAGACGGGGGTGTTCCTCGGCCCCGTGACGACCATACCCACGATATTGTTCTCCGGCTTCTTTGTGAACTTTGACACCATTCCGGGCTACCTGCAGTGGGTCACGTACGTCAGCTATGTGCGCTATGGTTTCGAAG GTGCCATGGTGGCCATCTACGGAATGGATCGGCCCAAGATGCACTGCAACCAGATGTACTGTCACTACCGCATGCCCAAGAAGTTCCTCGAGGAGATGTCGATGGATAATGCTCTGTTCTGGGTGGACGCCGTTGCCCTCATCGGAATCTTCTTCGCCCTGCGCATCATCGCCTATTTCGTTCTGCGATGGAAACTGCACATGATCCGCTAA
- the LOC119547164 gene encoding protein borderless → MPAKRSRTLRQSGSSGSSLLALLAILFLTSISWASGARDHRRQTNLEAKVGSHVVFNCYIDFPFDAPIPYLVHWSKDSKKIFTWYEQETSTNELFNGRLHLVQNHPEFGRASVNLTAIRESDQGWYHCQVSFPNRSPSVRNNGTAYHLAVQGGSLIRIPPVNQTIQEGQTAFFHCVMKYPDNSQASWYKDGVLLQEVQDLVRRSYIGPDGSLSIDPTMMSDLGEYECKVRNHEGELQTAKAFLNIQYKAKVIYAPPEVYLPYGQPAVLDCHFRANPPLKNLRWEKDGLLFDSYNVPGVFYKMNGSLFFAKVDENHAGSYTCTPYNDLGTDGPSPVISVIVLRPPIFSVTPKAIYIQKLGEAAELPCEAIDRDGNNRPSIVWSRKDGTPLPPDRFSLSGGNLTITGLVEGDRGIYECSATNEAATITAEAELMIENIAPRAPYNLTANSTETCITIRWQPGYLRPHLEYTVWYRLMEAPEWRTLRVLDKKVMEATVQHLQPGKEYEFMVLSQDKYGDGMFSKQFRFQTQPSPIRAEDVDAQQLQHDLGQVTAPAGGLGAPWNLTAISNQQGWLLHWEHPTQGLEGLRLYAVRWWKEPEHFLIGHAETFDNYYQLRHLKEDTLFKVQVLAVGTNTQQSVPSHELLIDVPSQRKVRALIIGSSVGVIFLLCALCAFLYVKRSCLRHLFAKDSSAGEDEDTAESGDCDSDEQDQRDRDSIKIRQST, encoded by the exons ATGCCAGCGAAACGCAGCAGAACACTCCGGCAGAGCGGATCTTCTGGGTCTTCGCTGCTGGCTCTTCTGGCGATTCTTTTCCTAACGAGCATATCCTGGGCGAGCGGTGCCCGCGATCACAGGCGACAGACCAACCTGGAGGCCAAGGTGGGCTCCCACGTGGTCTTCAACTGCTACATCGACTTTCCCTTCGATGCCCCCATTCCGTACTTGGTGCACTGGAGCAAGGAT AGCAAGAAAATCTTCACCTGGTATGAGCAGGAGACCTCCACCAACGAGCTCTTCAATGGCCGACTGCATCTTGTGCAGAACCATCCGGAGTTTGGAAGAGCCTCCGTCAATCTGACTGCCATCCGCGAATCGGACCAGGGCTGGTACCACTGCCAAGTAAGCTTCCCCAACCGCTCGCCCTCGGTCCGCAACAATGGAACCGCCTACCATCTGGCGGTCCAGGGTGGATCCCTCATTCGAATCCCGCCCGTGAACCAGACCATCCAGGAGGGACAGACCGCCTTCTTCCACTGCGTGATGAAGTACCCGGATAACTCGCAGGCCTCCTGGTACAAGGACGGAGTGCTGCTGCAGGAGGTCCAGGATCTGGTGAGGAGATCCTACATCGGTCCCGACGGCAGCCTGAGCATCGATCCCACCATGATGAGCGACCTGGGCGAGTACGAGTGCAAGGTGCGCAACCACGAGGGCGAACTGCAGACGGCCAAGGCCTTTCTCAACATACAAT ATAAGGCCAAAGTGATTTACGCCCCGCCGGAGGTTTACCTGCCTTACGGCCAGCCCGCCGTGCTCGACTGCCACTTCCGGGCGAATCCGCCGCTGAAGAATCTGCGCTGGGAGAAGGACGGCCTCCTGTTCGACTCGTACAACGTGCCCGGGGTGTTCTACAAAATGAACGGCAGCCTGTTCTTCGCCAAGGTGGACGAGAACCACGCCGGCAGCTACACGTGCACGCCCTACAACGACCTCGGCACGGACGGACCATCGCCGGTCATCAGCGTGATTGTGCTCCGGCCGCCCATCTTCAGCGTCACGCCCAAGGCCATCTACATCCAGAAGCTGGGCGAAGCGGCCGAGCTGCCCTGCGAAGCCATCGACCGGGACGGAAACAATCGGCCCTCCATTGTCTGGAGCAGG AAGGACGGGACCCCACTGCCGCCGGACAGGTTCAGTCTCAGCGGCGGCAACCTGACCATCACTGGCCTGGTGGAGGGGGACCGTGGAATATACGAGTGCTCGGCCACCAACGAGGCGGCCACCATCACGGCGGAGGCCGAGCTGATGATTGAGAACATCGCGCCCCGGGCGCCGTACAATCTCACGGCCAACAGCACGGAGACCTGCATCACCATACGCTGGCAGCCAG GATACCTTCGCCCCCACTTGGAGTACACCGTGTGGTACCGACTCATGGAGGCCCCCGAGTGGCGGACCCTTCGCGTGCTGGACAAGAAGGTGATGGAGGCCACTGTGCAGCACCTGCAGCCTGGCAAGGAATACGAATTCATGGTGCTCAGCCAGGACAAGTACGGCGACGGGATGTTCAGCAAGCAGTTCCGCTTCCAAACGCAGC CCTCGCCCATCAGAGCGGAGGACGTTGATGCCCAGCAGCTGCAACATGACCTGGGTCAGGTCACTGCTCCCGCTGGGGGACTGGGAGCTCCCTGGAACCTCACTGCCATTAGCAACCAGCAGGGCTGGCTCCTCCACTGGGAGCATCCCACCCAGGGACTAGAGGGCCTGCGATTGTACGCCGTCCGCTGGTGGAAGGAGCCGGAGCACTTCCTCATCGGCCACGCGGAGACCTTCGACAACTACTACCAGCTGCGCCACCTCAAGGAGGACACCCTGTTCAAGGTGCAGGTCCTGGCGGTGGGCACCAACACCCAGCAGTCGGTGCCCAGCCACGAGCTCCTCATAGACGTGCCCTCTCAGCGGAAGGTTCGCGCCCTGATCATCGGCAGTTCCGTGGGGGTGATCTTCCTGCTCTGCGCCCTGTGCGCTTTTTTATACGTGAAGCGGAGCTGCCTAAGGCACCTGTTCGCCAAGGATAGCTCCGCTGGCGAGGATGAGGACACCGCCGAGAGCGGCGACTGCGACAGCGACGAACAGGACCAGCGGGATCGGGACAGCATCAAGATCCGCCAGTCCACCTGA
- the LOC119546507 gene encoding ATP-binding cassette sub-family G member 4 isoform X1 has product MNELQASSVPLVDKCSSHAVILPAAKSPNKVSDSAATTAPNAVLYTSGNMSLSTLSTGSNPHPNPNPRQEPVPLLSQLKLTNDLKQNNHGSQNNLCNGGLGGNNHALAPKVANNSGGSPNGQKKGTIALSHLPQRPPVDIEFCDISYSVADSHRRGCKTILKSVSGKYRNGEITAIMGPSGAGKSTLMNILAGYKTSQLSGSVLINSKERNLRRFRKLSCYIMQDDVLIGNLTVREAMMVAANLKLGKNMISYAKVVVVEEILETIGLKESVNTLTCNLSGGQRKRLSIALELVNNPPVMFFDEPTSGLDSSTCFQLISLLRSLARGGRTIVCTIHQPSARLFEKFDHLYLLAQGQCVYEGRVRGLVPYLSSLGYECPSYHNPADYVLEVASGEYGDAVPKLVEAVKSGACKKYSHKDYVLTLAQKMGNNDIIKGSGSGAENTAATLTLEDEKPPLEDRGQLEPSILVGDPAEELKPPKTLETQQSQNSDCSVVNMPTTAVDDSCSFSSSKGTHNAVGSGSGGPSAVVGCMTSLLDSHESVVTLPSKTGFPTSGWTQFWILLKRSFRTILRDKMLTHMRLFSHVIVGAIIGMIYYDVGNEASKIMSNAGCIFFVSLFTTFTAMMPTILTFPTEMSVFVREHLNYWYSLKAFYFAKTLADMPFQIVFSSVYVLVVYYLTSQPMELERVSMFVLICVLNSLVAQSLGLLIGAGMNIETGVFLGPVTTIPTILFSGFFVNFDTIPGYLQWVTYVSYVRYGFEGAMVAIYGMDRPKMHCNQMYCHYRMPKKFLEEMSMDNALFWVDAVALIGIFFALRIIAYFVLRWKLHMIR; this is encoded by the exons ATGAACGAGCTGCAGGCCTCCAGTGTCCCGCTGGTGGACAAGTGCTCCTCCCACGCCGTCATCCTGCCGGCGGCCAAGAGTCCCAACAAGGTCTCCGATTCGGCGGCCACAACGGCACCCAATGCGGTCCTCTACACGAGCGGGAATATGTCCCTATCTACGCTCTCCACGGGCAGCAATCCGCATCCCAATCCAAATCCCCGACAGGAGCCAGTGCCGCTGCTCAGCCAACTTAAGCTGACCAACGACCTCAAGCAGAACAACCATGG GTCCCAGAACAACCTTTGCAATGGCGGCTTGGGCGGCAACAACCATGCCTTGGCCCCCAAGGTGGCCAACAACAGCGGCGGTAGTCCCAATGGCCAGAAGAAGGGCACCATCGCCTTGTCCCATCTGCCCCAGAGGCCGCCGGTGGACATTGAGTTCTGTGATATATCCTACTCGGTCGCCGACAGCCATCGGCGTGGGTGCAAGACCATACTCAAGAGCGTCTCGGGAAAGTACCGGAATGGTGAGATCACTGCCATCATGGGACCCTCTGGAGCCGGAAAGAGCACGCTGATGAACATCCTGGCGGGCTACAA GACTTCTCAACTAAGTGGATCCGTGCTGATCAACAGCAAGGAGCGGAATCTCCGCCGCTTCCGCAAGCTCTCCTGCTACATCATGCAGGACGATGTGCTGATCGGCAACCTAACCGTTCGCGAGGCCATGATGGTGGCCGCCAACCTCAAGCTGGGCAAGAACATGATCAGCTACGCCAAGGTGGTGGTCGTGGAGGAGATCCTCGAGACGATAGGCCTCAAGGAGTCGGTGAACACGCTGACCTGCAATCTGTCCGGCGGCCAAAGGAAGCGGCTGTCCATTGCCCTGGAACTGGTCAACAATCCACCCGTGATGTTCTTCGACGAGCCCACCTCGGGACTGGACAGCTCCACCTGCTTCCAGCTCATATCGCTGCTGAGATCGTTGGCCAGAGGAGGACGCACCATCGTGTGTACGATCCATCAGCCGTCGGCGCGACTCTTCGAGAAGTTCGATCACCTGTATTTGCTGGCCCAGGGACAGTGTGTTTACGAGGGCAGAGTGAGGGGTCTGGTGCCGTACCTCTCTTCGCTGGGCTACGAGTGCCCCTCGTACCACAATCCCGCTGACTATGTGCTCGAGGTGGCCTCGGGGGAGTACGGCGATGCTGTGCCCAAACTGGTGGAGGCGGTGAAGAGTGGGGCCTGCAAGAAGTACTCGCACAAGGATTACGTACTCACGCTGGCCCAGAAGATGGGCAACAACGACATTATCAAGGGCAGCGGCAGTGGGGCGGAGAACACGGCCGCCACCCTGACCCTGGAGGATGAGAAGCCACCATTGGAGGACAGAGGGCAGCTGGAACCCTCGATCCTGGTTGGGGATCCCGCGGAGGAGCTGAAACCACCGAAGACGCTCGAGACGCAGCAGTCCCAAAACTCCGACTGCAGCGTGGTCAATATGCCAACCACTGCCGTGGACGACAGCTGCAGCTTCAGCTCCTCGAAGGGCACCCACAATGCGGTGGGTTCGGGCTCCGGGGGACCCAGTGCCGTGGTGGGCTGCATGACCTCGCTGCTGGACTCCCACGAGAGTGTGGTGACCCTGCCCAGCAAGACGGGATTCCCCACCTCCGGCTGGACACAGTTCTGGATCCTGCTCAAGCGCTCATTCCGCACCATCCTGCGCGACAAGATGCTCACCCACATGCGACTATTCTCCCATGTCATCGTGGGGGCCATCATCGGAATGATCTACTACGATGTGGGCAACGAGGCCAGCAAGATCATGAGCAACGCAGGGTGCATCTTCTTCGTATCCCTGTTCACCACCTTCACGGCCATGATGCCGACCATCCTGACCT TTCCCACCGAAATGTCGGTGTTCGTGAGGGAGCATCTCAACTACTGGTACTCCCTGAAGGCTTTCTACTTTGCCAAGACCTTAGCGGACATGCCGTTCCAG ATCGTCTTCTCAAGCGTCTACGTTCTGGTGGTGTACTACCTAACTTCACAGCCAATGGAATTGGAGCGGGTTTCGATGTTTGTGCTAATCTGCGTGCTCAACTCTCTGGTGGCCCAATCGCTGGGGCTGCTGATCGGGGCGGGGATGAACATCGAGACGGGGGTGTTCCTCGGCCCCGTGACGACCATACCCACGATATTGTTCTCCGGCTTCTTTGTGAACTTTGACACCATTCCGGGCTACCTGCAGTGGGTCACGTACGTCAGCTATGTGCGCTATGGTTTCGAAG GTGCCATGGTGGCCATCTACGGAATGGATCGGCCCAAGATGCACTGCAACCAGATGTACTGTCACTACCGCATGCCCAAGAAGTTCCTCGAGGAGATGTCGATGGATAATGCTCTGTTCTGGGTGGACGCCGTTGCCCTCATCGGAATCTTCTTCGCCCTGCGCATCATCGCCTATTTCGTTCTGCGATGGAAACTGCACATGATCCGCTAA